tcaacaaattttgtgtaaccgaagatgattgttgttgttgctcttgACGCATTTTTCGTatgattctttcttgttcagatcgaatgtattcacgaatattaacatcatcgatagaagctaagttttttagcaatattttattttcctcttttatttatttaaaagctaacttttttgcttcattttgcAGTCGTAATTCAATCATCTCATGACCTTTTTTCCTGCTTGTTGTACTTTCgtttaaaagatcaaggattTTTTCGTTTGATATCATCAGACATATTATGAGGATATCCGGtttcaacaatttttggctcgtaatctacaaataaaaaataaaaagaatcatttcttacttcgaaatgcactagttgatcatatatgggagcattatggaaataattttatgcaataatgtaatatttgcttgcagtttaatatttaattatgtacttttatttataattttatattttagtgtaagatttttttaattaatatttctgtaatatttatatatatatgtattagttatttatagaagttttatgaatttacatcaactatgacaaatataaggatcatagtgtaaaatataaataattttgaagttaggtttgaagttttacttttggagaagaacacattgaaatttcaaatataaagttttggaaacttcaaaatagagttcctttttggagatgctctaataaatggacaaatcattattttttctaCAAACTATTAGCACATAAAAAGTCAATATACCTCATTAACATCAATATCTTTTTCGACAATGATACGTTCTACAACAAGAACATTCTCTTTGATATTCCGTCGGAGACAAAAAGTCTCCATGTTTAAAGTtcgattttatttataatttgcgTAATTACATTTGCAAGAATGGTCATGACACAATTGCAATTACATTTACATTTGAATGTTGTTGGAAAGGATAGTGATTTTTCTTTCTAAccaaaactaaataaaacaagaaagagCTATTTATTTGTCTCTGGGATCGAACAAGTTTTTAGCTTGGACAATGTATTAGAAACCGTCCTTTACCAAAGTTTAAATGGGCCGGGCCGAATCTAACTCAATTGAATGAGGGTAAACCTAAAAGAATGGGTATTTGGCAAACCCCCATTTAAGAAACGGCACAACGTCTAAGGAGGCTACAGGAAAACGATGTCGTTTGGTGTGTGATAAAGCAACTCGTCTCTTCTTCCTTTTGCAACTTCTTCGCACTTCTCTCTGAGACGCGGAGAAGAAGCCTTTCCGCTGTATTCTTTTAAGGACCGTAGGGGAGAGTAGAAAATCTGATGGGGAAGAGGAAAGAGCGTCGCTTTGCCGCTAATAATACGAGTCGTCGTGTCAAGCTTGATCTCTTCGCGGAACCCTCTGGTATGCtcttttgattgatttaatctACTGGTTCGTTCGGAATTGAATTTATTAGAATGATTTGGTTATGTATTGAAGAAATCTGAAGCTATTTGATGAAGATTAGGGATTGTGATTACCTGTTGATAGATTTTAATAGGAGTTTTCGAGATATAATAGTATTGTAGTTATCTCTCTTTCTTTGATATATGCAGGAGATTTGGGTGGCTCAGATGTGCGTAGTGATGGAGATGAGAAGGAACAAACAGAGCCTAATGAGTTACCTAAGTCACCTTCTTCTTCAGGTGGGTTCCATCAGCTATCTTCAGTTCCGCTCTATGTTGTAGCAACGCCCTTAGACACATGTTATGTTGTTTCCCCCCCACCCAAAAAATTGTTGTTCTCAGAGTAGAGAGTGGATGTGGTGTTGGGGACATCGTATTCGTATGACACCAGTTCAGGCCAAGGCACAGTGATATTATGAATGAGTTGCCCTGTTTTTGCAGCTTCAAGCTTACTATAGCTTAGTGGAGACTTTCTTCTGGAAGTAGCAGTAGCTCATAGCGGTTTGTATGTCTCTGCCTGTTTTGGCTTGCAATGCGTAAACTGACGGCTTTGTCATTTATTGTGACAGGTCGCTGATTAATCCTTCCCCGACGCTATTTTTCATCCTTTTATAACTTAATTATGCAACCTAAAATTGTCACATAGCTATTCTTTTTCTCATCAGTTTATATAACTGAAGACTAGTTATGTATTTAGTGGGGCTTCCGAAGTTTGACGCTTTAGTCTTTTTGTTTTCAGGTCAGAAAACAGAGAACCCTTTGCTTTTACTTGGACAATATagtgatgaggaggaggaggtggaagatgagaaagaggATAAGGCAGATGATGCCACTGCCGAAAGTTCTTTAGCCAATAAAAATGAGAAGGTATCAgtaattaacatatattaatCGGCATTGGTGATGGTATCTCTGTTAGTCctcattaatttttatttaaaccagGTTGAAGCACACAAAGATACAAATGTCAAATCTGGTGCAGATACGACTATGCAGATGGTTGACCAACAACAAACAGGGGAGGATCCTTCTGCTTCTTATTATATGGCGGAAGGGGGAAGTGGTTATGTCACAGCAAGTAACTCAACTGCCGCGGATGGACTAACCAAGCAGATAGATCCCTCAGTGCAAGCATCTGCCACCGTGTCTTTGGAGCAGTATGCTCTCATGGATGTTACTTCGCAGTGGAAGATGATTTTGCATGAGGAGAGCAATCAGTATTACTACTGGAACACACTAACTGGGGAAACTTCGTGGGAAATTCCTGCGGTTTTGAGTCAAACTGCTACGGCATATGGGACTGGATATCATGAGTCTGGGCCTATGGTTACAGACGCGTACAACTTGAGTTCTGGTGTTGAACCAAGCTATTTGCAACAACCCGTGGAAAATGTTTATACAGGAACTGATTGTTCGACCTCTCTGACAGCTCAGCCGGGTGAAGGAAACAAAAGTGAAGATCATTATGCCAAAAGCTTCGGAACTGATGGTCATCAAGTTGAATGTCAGATAGACTCTGCTGTTAATTACCAACCATCTCAGGAGGAGCTTGCAGGGCCAAGAAATTCAGATCATGTGCAGGCTACTGCTGTTCAAGTATCGGCTACTGACCTCCCGTTTCGCCTGTTGAGCCAAAGCGAAGGCTTACTGGAGAAGCTGAGGTCTCTGAAGAAGTAAGCCCTTCTTGTTTGTGTCTTCTTGTTTATCTTATTTGAAATATGATTCtctaatttctaaaattttataggTCTCATGGGAACTTTCACAGCAATGAGCAGATATCAAAGTACATACTGGAGCTTGAAGTGAGACATTCTGATGTAAAGGCGCTGTTAAATGATGCCTCGCCTTTACTTTCCTTTTGGCTCCACACTGAGAAAGAACTCAAGCGTCTGGAAGACGGCGTTAACGATGAGATTTACGAGCTTGCAAAATCTGCAGTAATGGATGGAATTGCAGAAACTAACAATAGCTCTCCCGAAGAAAAGTTGGTGACAGATGATAATACAGCAAGTGAAACTCATGACAGTGGGAGAGAAGGAGAGTTAGCTCAATCCGGAAAAACTCTTCATTCAGATGAATCAGTGGATGGTGATGGATCTCCCACCCGCTCCCAAAGCCATCCAGCTGACAAGTCTGATAATGTTACTCCTTTAGATGAGATTCAGAAGGTAGGCTCCTCAGTTGTGGAAGATGTTGACATGGATGTGGATATGGAGGTTGAAGAATCAGTTTCATTGTCTCCTGCTCAAGTGATAGATGCTTCAGATACATCCAACCTTCACGCAGATGTTCCACCGCCTCCGGGGGAAGAGTGGGTTCCACCACCGCCTTCTGAGGTTGAAGATGTTCCACCACCACCGCCTGATAGTTTTAGTGAACCAGTTCCTCCACCTCCTCTTGAAAACGATCATGCCCTTCCACCCTTGTCCAGTGACTCTGTGGGAGTACCCTACACCGTACCGCAATCTTATATACAGCAATCTGCTGATTATGCTGCACAATACAACTTATCCTATCCAGAGTCCAGTTACCAATATATTACCAATGCTGTTGCTCCTAACACTCAGTTCTATGGCCAAGTCGACGGATCTCAAGTCTCTCTGCCCCAGTCGGCATATTACTACGAAACTGTTCCTGGTACAAGTGAAGTTGCTCCTTTTGAAGCTTATTACAATCTCAATGGCGTAGCTCCGCTCTTTCCAGTCTCTGCGGAGGCATCACTGAATCACGGTGGAGTTGGTTCTGCTAGCTACAACATCCCAAGCGATTCTTCTAAAGCTGTAGAGCCTAGCTCTAAATCCAATGATTCTGCTGAAGCAGCATCTTTGGGCATTGCTACTCAGTCCACAGACGGATCGTCTCAGTTAGCAAAGGGCCAATCTAAAGGTATGATCCTCCAAGTCACCTTATATTCTCGAATCTTAGtttcaaaattcttttttttcacaTTCACAGTTTGAGTGTGCTTTGAGTTTTGCTAATAAGTCATTGGCTTTGGTAACAGTGAAAAGGCCTAAAAAGCGGACAGTTTCTGCCACTACATCCACATTGAGGTCAAATAAAAAGGTTTCGAGTTTGGTGGACAAGGTACGTTTGTTTCTCTCTTTAATCTCAGCGCAGACATACCCTTTTTCTAGTTTCTCTTAAACTTTAACGTCTCTATTTACTTGTGTTCAGTGGAAAGCTGCGAAAGAGGAGCTAAATGAtagtgaagaagaggaagaagaagatgattacGGGGTCCTGGATAGAAAACGACGACGAGAAATCGAAGAATGGAAGTCACGACAGATTGCGAGTGGAGAGGCTAAAGACAATGCTAACTTCCAACCCCTCGGTGGTGACTGGTGAGTTCCTCATCGTAATGCAAAACTTCATTTGTTACATCCACCGTGAAAACATGATATGATTGTACTTAATGCGGTAAACATTGTGTTTTTGATGATAAACTAGGCGTGAGAAAGTAAAAAGGAGGAAAGAACGAACGGGACGTGAAGCTGATGAGCCTAAGAAAAAAGACGAGAAGCAACAAAAGCCTGATCTGACAAAACTCTCAGCACATCTTCCCTCTGGATGGCAGGTATTATTAAGTTCATTTGCCATTTCACTAGCGTTTTGTTTTGCTGAAGACATTCTCAAACTCACTCGAACATCTCTCTTGCAGGCGTATTGGGACGAGTCTACCAAAAAAACTTACTATGGGAATACAGTTACATCTGAAACCTCTTGGACACGACCCACCACCAACAACTGAATCTCGTATCTGTTTCCTTCACCCAAAGTTTTGTATCACTTATATTTCTAGAATAATATACGTGTTTTAGATTTTCTCAtcttttatgtaaatttattaCATACCTCATGTTGCATGCCCCATTTGTCGGATACAAACTCTTTAGCCTCACGCTCGATGACTTACCCATACCCACTGCCTAGCCACCACCACCACGTGCACGTGGAGACATGTTGTGTACGCTTCTTGTCTTATTTTATCTTGGTCTGTCACCTTAAGtttgatcttcatcatcatcagcctctttgcttcttctttcACTTTCCGTTCCATTTATTTTTctgcttctctttcttttctttgtttaatCGTTTCTCGACCTTCTTACAAATAGAGAAACCTCTAAAATAGTCGACAGTGGAATTATGAAGCTTAAAACAGTTGGTATATTTGAAAAAAGTTTTAGtattaaaatctatattattaaaactgaagtaccttttggtactgtttggaaacttAAATAGTAGATTAAATGAAAGTTGGTTGGAAACAAAgataacaaattaaatatttttttatttacatatttagtcaTTGTATTCTTTCTCATTTACAGATTCTGTCGTTTGGAAACTTGGATagtaaattaaatgaaaattgtttggaaacacatatagcagattaaatatttctttttatttacacaaTTAGCCATTacatttatttcttatttaCGAATCTGACACTTcacttaaaatcaaaaaatttaattaattaattacaatgagttgttttttctttttgctgaaaataaaaacacaaattgtaatatataatatatattaatctgctacaatacaattttcaagaaaaccaaatatcataaaattaataataattcataaaaacctactgtacaaaattaaatcatttttaaataaaaaaataaaaattcaataggttaatatatgaatattacaattacatcaaattacattaagttataaaattataaatataatattacgtaCAGATAGAAAATTATcatcaaacatctatattataatataatatattctactctaaatatattttacaaaacataaaaatataaatggacattttataaaatcaatagtttataaatttatattaaacgtGAGTTTAATCCAACATCCGCGCGGGgcgcgggtcaagatctagttttaAGTTAAATGTatagattttaataatttaaataagtgTTTGCATTTCGTTAAGGAGTTCacatgaaagaaaataaattttgtttttgattattttgggCTTTACTAGAATTACATTGGGCCTTAAAGACAAAACAATTTTGTGGCTCCATAGAAAATGAGATTTCTTTATGACATTCCGACAAACGGATCAATTTCTCTATCGTTTAAATAAAGTACCAAGTTACAATCAATTGTTACTCAAATCATTGATAGTCTTGAACAAAATTACATGCAAGAGTTACAAACAGTTCAAATTTCTT
The Brassica napus cultivar Da-Ae chromosome A1, Da-Ae, whole genome shotgun sequence DNA segment above includes these coding regions:
- the LOC106377524 gene encoding formin-binding protein 4 isoform X1, translated to MGKRKERRFAANNTSRRVKLDLFAEPSGDLGGSDVRSDGDEKEQTEPNELPKSPSSSGQKTENPLLLLGQYSDEEEEVEDEKEDKADDATAESSLANKNEKVEAHKDTNVKSGADTTMQMVDQQQTGEDPSASYYMAEGGSGYVTASNSTAADGLTKQIDPSVQASATVSLEQYALMDVTSQWKMILHEESNQYYYWNTLTGETSWEIPAVLSQTATAYGTGYHESGPMVTDAYNLSSGVEPSYLQQPVENVYTGTDCSTSLTAQPGEGNKSEDHYAKSFGTDGHQVECQIDSAVNYQPSQEELAGPRNSDHVQATAVQVSATDLPFRLLSQSEGLLEKLRSLKKSHGNFHSNEQISKYILELEVRHSDVKALLNDASPLLSFWLHTEKELKRLEDGVNDEIYELAKSAVMDGIAETNNSSPEEKLVTDDNTASETHDSGREGELAQSGKTLHSDESVDGDGSPTRSQSHPADKSDNVTPLDEIQKVGSSVVEDVDMDVDMEVEESVSLSPAQVIDASDTSNLHADVPPPPGEEWVPPPPSEVEDVPPPPPDSFSEPVPPPPLENDHALPPLSSDSVGVPYTVPQSYIQQSADYAAQYNLSYPESSYQYITNAVAPNTQFYGQVDGSQVSLPQSAYYYETVPGTSEVAPFEAYYNLNGVAPLFPVSAEASLNHGGVGSASYNIPSDSSKAVEPSSKSNDSAEAASLGIATQSTDGSSQLAKGQSKVKRPKKRTVSATTSTLRSNKKVSSLVDKWKAAKEELNDSEEEEEEDDYGVLDRKRRREIEEWKSRQIASGEAKDNANFQPLGGDWREKVKRRKERTGREADEPKKKDEKQQKPDLTKLSAHLPSGWQAYWDESTKKTYYGNTVTSETSWTRPTTNN
- the LOC106377524 gene encoding uncharacterized protein LOC106377524 isoform X2, whose protein sequence is MRKLTALSFIVTGQKTENPLLLLGQYSDEEEEVEDEKEDKADDATAESSLANKNEKVEAHKDTNVKSGADTTMQMVDQQQTGEDPSASYYMAEGGSGYVTASNSTAADGLTKQIDPSVQASATVSLEQYALMDVTSQWKMILHEESNQYYYWNTLTGETSWEIPAVLSQTATAYGTGYHESGPMVTDAYNLSSGVEPSYLQQPVENVYTGTDCSTSLTAQPGEGNKSEDHYAKSFGTDGHQVECQIDSAVNYQPSQEELAGPRNSDHVQATAVQVSATDLPFRLLSQSEGLLEKLRSLKKSHGNFHSNEQISKYILELEVRHSDVKALLNDASPLLSFWLHTEKELKRLEDGVNDEIYELAKSAVMDGIAETNNSSPEEKLVTDDNTASETHDSGREGELAQSGKTLHSDESVDGDGSPTRSQSHPADKSDNVTPLDEIQKVGSSVVEDVDMDVDMEVEESVSLSPAQVIDASDTSNLHADVPPPPGEEWVPPPPSEVEDVPPPPPDSFSEPVPPPPLENDHALPPLSSDSVGVPYTVPQSYIQQSADYAAQYNLSYPESSYQYITNAVAPNTQFYGQVDGSQVSLPQSAYYYETVPGTSEVAPFEAYYNLNGVAPLFPVSAEASLNHGGVGSASYNIPSDSSKAVEPSSKSNDSAEAASLGIATQSTDGSSQLAKGQSKVKRPKKRTVSATTSTLRSNKKVSSLVDKWKAAKEELNDSEEEEEEDDYGVLDRKRRREIEEWKSRQIASGEAKDNANFQPLGGDWREKVKRRKERTGREADEPKKKDEKQQKPDLTKLSAHLPSGWQAYWDESTKKTYYGNTVTSETSWTRPTTNN
- the LOC106377524 gene encoding uncharacterized protein LOC106377524 isoform X3, producing MQMVDQQQTGEDPSASYYMAEGGSGYVTASNSTAADGLTKQIDPSVQASATVSLEQYALMDVTSQWKMILHEESNQYYYWNTLTGETSWEIPAVLSQTATAYGTGYHESGPMVTDAYNLSSGVEPSYLQQPVENVYTGTDCSTSLTAQPGEGNKSEDHYAKSFGTDGHQVECQIDSAVNYQPSQEELAGPRNSDHVQATAVQVSATDLPFRLLSQSEGLLEKLRSLKKSHGNFHSNEQISKYILELEVRHSDVKALLNDASPLLSFWLHTEKELKRLEDGVNDEIYELAKSAVMDGIAETNNSSPEEKLVTDDNTASETHDSGREGELAQSGKTLHSDESVDGDGSPTRSQSHPADKSDNVTPLDEIQKVGSSVVEDVDMDVDMEVEESVSLSPAQVIDASDTSNLHADVPPPPGEEWVPPPPSEVEDVPPPPPDSFSEPVPPPPLENDHALPPLSSDSVGVPYTVPQSYIQQSADYAAQYNLSYPESSYQYITNAVAPNTQFYGQVDGSQVSLPQSAYYYETVPGTSEVAPFEAYYNLNGVAPLFPVSAEASLNHGGVGSASYNIPSDSSKAVEPSSKSNDSAEAASLGIATQSTDGSSQLAKGQSKVKRPKKRTVSATTSTLRSNKKVSSLVDKWKAAKEELNDSEEEEEEDDYGVLDRKRRREIEEWKSRQIASGEAKDNANFQPLGGDWREKVKRRKERTGREADEPKKKDEKQQKPDLTKLSAHLPSGWQAYWDESTKKTYYGNTVTSETSWTRPTTNN